The genomic DNA CCATTTCTCCAAGGAAGGGTTGTCCGGGTTCTCCACCTGGATGTATGCCCAGTATCAGGAGGAGATGTTCCACGCCATGCGCTTCTTCAACTATATCAATGAAGCCGGTGGCCACGCCAAGCTCGGCGTCATTGATGCGCCCCAGTATTCGTGGGAGACGCCCCTGGCCGCCTTTGAGAACGCCCTGGAACATGAGCAGGGCGTGACCGCGCGCATCAACGCCCTGGCCGATCTCGCGGTGGCGGAGCGCAACCACGCCGTGGGCATCTTCCTGCAATGGTTCATCACCGAGCAGGTGGAGGAAGAGGACACGGTGGGCGCCATCGTGGGCAAGCTCAGGATGCTGGGGGACGGCGGCGGGCTGTTCATGCTCGACCGCGACCTGGGCACCAGGGTCTTCACGCCGCCGACCAACGCGTAAGCGGGCTGAATCACAAAGGCCGGACGGTGCATCCCTCCGGCCTTTCCATTGACTGACACAGGAGGCGGACATGCCGGATACGGGCATCAACATCGTCATCGGCGGCGAGGCCGGGCAGGGGCTGGCCACCCTAGGGCAGATCATGGCGCGCGCAGTCATGCGGGCCGGGTATCATCTGCTGGTCAAGCAGGACTACATGTCGCGCATCCGGGGCGGGCACAATTTCTTTTCCATCCGCATGGGGGCCGAGCCGGTGCTGGCCGTCACCGAGGCCATCGACATCCTCGTGGCCATGGACGCCCGGACCATCGAGCTGCACCGCGACCGGCTCAACCCCGGAGCCGTGGTCATTGCCGGGGATTCCATCGACACCGCCGGGCTCAATGCGCTGCGCGTGCCGCTCAAGGATCTGGCTCCCAAGCCGCTCTTTTACAACGTGGTGGCCCTGGGCGTTCTGGGCGGGGCCGTGTGTGCCGATGTGGCCATTCTCGAAGATTTGCTGCGGCAGACATTCGGCAAAAAGGGCGACGCGGTGGTCCAGGCCAACATCGAGGTGGTGCGCAAGGCCCATGCCTGGGTCGGGGAGCAGAAGTACGACTTCTCCTGCATCGCGCCGCTGCCAAAGAATGCGGAAAAGCGGCTGATGCTCAATGGCAACGAGGCCATCGCCATGGGCGCGCTGGCCGCCGGATGCAATTTCGTCTCGTTCTATCCCATGACACCGGCCACCACCGTGCCCACCGCCCTGATTGCCAAGGGGCGCTCGCTCGGCCTTGTCCACGATCAGGCCGAGGACGAGATCGCGGCCATCAACATGGCCATCGGTGCCTCTTATGCCGGGGCCAAAGCCCTGGTGGCTACCTCGGGCGGCGGGTTCGCCCTCATGGTCGAGGGCGTGAGTCTGGCCGGGGTCTCGGAAACACCCCTGGTGGTCGTGGTCGCCCAGCGGCCCGGTCCGGCCACGGGCCTGGCCACCCGTACCGAGCAGGCAGACCTCAACCTTGTGCTCCACGCCGGGCACGGCGAGTTTCCCAGAGCCATCTTTGCGCCCGGCACGGTGGAGGAGTGTTATTACCTGACGCATCACGCCTTTGACCTGGCCGAGCAGTACCAGACGCCCATGTTCGTGCTCACGGACCAGTTCCTGGCCGATTCGTACCGGGACGTGCCGCCCTTTGACCTCGACGATCTGCCGCAGATCGCGCAGCCGCTCATGGAAGCCCCGGTTCCCTACAGCCGCTACGCCGTGACCGATGACGGGGTGTCGCCCCGCGTGGTGCCGGGCTTTGCCGAGGTGCTGGTCCGGGCCGACTCCCACGAGCACGACGAGCAGAGCCACATGACCGAGGACGCGGCCAACCGCGTGCGCCAGAACGTCAAGCGGCTCGACAAGGGCAACGGCCTGATGCAGGACGTCATCGGCCCGGATTATTATGGTCCTGACGAGAACGATGAGGACGCGGACCTCGTGCTCCTGTGCTGGGGCTCGTCCCTTGGCGCGTGTCTCGAAGCGGCGGAAACCCTGAACAAGAAGGCTGCGCGGCGCGTGGCAGTGCTCCACTTCAGCCAGGTCTATCCCCTGCGCGAGGAGCAGTTCATGGACCGGCTGGAAGCGGCGGGGCAGGTGGTGGCCGTGGAGGGCAACGCCACGGCCCAGTTCGCCCGGCTGGTGGCGCGCGAGACGGGATTCACCGTCACCGGCTCGGTCCTGCGCTTCGACGGCAGGCCGCTGAGCCCGGAATATGTCCTCAAGGGACTGGAAAGCATCATCTAGCCCAAGGAGCGAAAGCATGACCTCCATAGAGCAATACGGCCAGTTCGAGACCTCCTGGTGTCCCGGCTGCGGCAACTTTCCCCTTCTCGAATCATTGAAGAAGGCCCTGGCGAGGCTCGACCTGCCCCCGCACCGGGTCATGGTCTCGTCCGGCATTGGTCAGGCGGCCAAGACGCCGCATTACATGCACTGTCACATGTTCAACGGTCTGCATGGCCGCTCCCTGCCCGTGGCCCAGGGCATGAAGATGGCCAACCCGGAAATGACCGTCATCTGCGAGTCGGGCGACGGCTGCGTCTACGGCGAGGGCGGCAACCACTTCCTGGCCGCCATCAGGCGCAACATGGACATCACCCTGCTGGTCCACGACAACCAGATATACGGGCTGACCAAGGGACAGGCCAGTCCCACCTCCGGGCGCGGCCATGTGACCAAGACCCAGCCCGAGGGCGCGCCCTCGGAGGCGTTCAACCCTGTGGCCGTGGCCGTGGCCATGAAGGCCGGGTTCGTGGCCCGTGCCTTTACCGGCGAGCCCGAACACCTGACGGAGATGATCGTTCAGGCGGTCAGCCATCCGGGATTCTCCCTGGTGGACATCTTTCAACCCTGCGTCTCCTTCAACAAGGTCAACACCTTTGGCTGGTACAAGGAGCGCTGCCTGATGCTGGAAGACCATGATCCCACGGACTGGGCCGCGGCCCTGGCCAGGGCCGACGAGTTCGGCGAGCGCATTCCCCTTGGCGTGCTCTATCGCAACGACCGCCCGGTTCTCGCCACGAGCCAGCCCCTGGCGAAGCACCGCTACGCTGCCGAAGACCTCAGGGCCGCGCTGGAGTCCTACGCCTGACGGGCGGAGCCTCGCTGCTGATACTCCTTTACAAAGGGCGGCTTCTTTGCAAAAGCTCATGCCCACGAGACAACCCCCATTTCACGAGGTGAGAATGAGCAACGATTCGGAAAAGATCATCTACTCCATGTACAAGGTGACCAAGCGTCACGGACAGCGTGAAGTACTGAAAAGCATATCCCTGTCATACTTCTATGGTGCCAAGATCGGCGTGCTCGGCCTTAACGGGTCGGGCAAGAGTTCGCTCCTCAGGGTCCTGGCGGGCGTTGACAAGAATTTCGAGGGCGAGACGCACGTCAAGGAAGGCTACACCGTGGGCTACCTGGAGCAGGAGCCGCTGGTGGACGAAACCCGCACCGTGCGCGAGGTGGTCGAGGAGGGCGTGGGCGAGATCATGGCCATTGTCCGCGAATACAACGAGATCAACGAGAAGTTCGCCGAGCCCATGGAGGCGGACGAGATGGATGCCCTCATCGAGCGCCAGGGCAAGGTGCAGGAACTGATGGATGCCAAGGGGGCCTGGGATATCGACTCCAAGCTCGACATGGCCATGGACTCCCTGCGCTGTCCGCCGTCGGACACCTTGGTCTCGGTCATCTCCGGCGGCGAGCGCCGCCGCGTGGCCCTGTGCCGCCTGCTGCTCCAGGCCCCGGACATCCTGCTGCTCGACGAGCCCACCAACCATCTGGACGCGGATTCCGTGGCCTGGCTCGAAAAATTCCTGTCCCAGTTCCCTGGCACGGTCATCGCCGTGACCCACGATCGCTATTTTCTCGACAACGTGGCCGGCTGGATTCTCGAACTGGACCGTGGCCGCGGCATTCCCTGGAAGGGCAACTACTCGTCCTGGCTCGAACAGAAGCAGAACCGCCTCAATCTGGAGAGCAAGGCCGAGTCCGAGCGCCAGAAAACCCTGGAGCGCGAGCTTGAGTGGATACGCATGTCGCCCAAGGGTCGCCGGGCCAAGGGCAAGGCGCGCATCAACGCCTACGAGTCCATGGTCAGCCACGAGAGCGAGCGTCTGGCGGACGATCTGCAGATCTACATTCCGCCGGGACCGCACCTTGGCAAGAAGGTGGTCGAGGCCGAGCACGTGACCAAGTCCATGGGCGACAAGCTGTTGGTGGAGGACATGAACTTCATCATCCCGCCCAATGCCATTGTCGGCATTGTCGGCCCCAACGGCGTGGGCAAGTCCACGCTGTTCAAGATGATCGTGGGCGAGGAAAAGCCCGATTCTGGCACCATGATCCTTGGCACCACGGTCAAGTTGGCCTATGCCGACCAGAATCGCGGGTCGCTGACGCCCGGAAAGAGCGTCTACGAGATCATCAGTGGCGGGGCGGAATTCATCAAGCTGGGCGAGCGCGACGTCAATGCCAGGGCCTACTGCTCACGCTTCAATTTCGCGGGACAGGATCAGCAAAAACCCGTGGAAGTGCTTTCGGGCGGCGAGCGCAACCGGGTCCATCTGGCCCAGATGCTCAAGTCCGGGGCCAATGTGCTGTTGCTTGACGAACCGACCAACGACCTGGACGTGAACACCATGCGCGCCCTGGAGGACGGGCTGGAGAACTTTGCGGGCTGCGTGCTGGTCATCAGCCACGACCGCTGGTTCCTGGACCGCGTCGCCACCCACATCATCGCCTTTGAGGGCGATTCCACGGCAGTGTTTCTTGAGGGCAACTACAGCGACTACGTGCTGGACCGCAAGAAGCGGCTGGGCGTGGACGCGGACCAGCCCCACCGGGTCAAGTTCCGCAGGCTGACCCGCTGATCCCTCTGGATCGCGAGCAAGGACAGGCCCTCCGTCGTCATCGGCGGAGGGCTTTTATTATCGTTTGGCCTCTTCGGAGCCCAGGGGCGGACGGCGGTCCATGGCCACGGAGTTGCCGGGCCGGGACTTGGCGAATTTCTTGACGTGGGCGGCGCGTTCGCCGATCTCCATGAGCGAGCACTGGCCGCAGATTTCGATGACCCCGAGCGATATGCTGACCAGGGGATAGTTGCGCTCCTGGCCGTCGCGCCCTCTGGCCTTGATCCAACCCCTGGCCCGGTCCTCGGGGCAGTAACACCGGTTGATCAGCCTGCCAAAGCAGCGGTGAATGGACCGGCATATTTTTTCGACAGGCTCCGGCGCGGTGATGAGCACGAAGTCGTCGCCGCCGATATGGCACACCTGGGCCTCCTGCCCCGCGTGCTTGCGCGCGGCCCAGCTCATGATGTCCGCAGCCAACTTGAGAACCCCGTCGCCGTTCTTGAACCCGTAGGTGTCGTTGTAGACCTTGAAATTGTCCAGGTCGGCGTAGATGATGCTGAATTTCCGCTTCTGGGCGATGCGGCTCTCCACCTCTTTCTCGATGGCCACATTGCCGGGCAGGCCGGTGAGCGGGTTGGTGCCCTTGGCCATCTCCACCTGGATCTTGGCCATGGCGTTGAGGAGGTTCTGCACCGAGACGATGCCGTAGAGGCGGCCCTTGCGGGTGATGATGATGTCGTCGTAGGCCTTGAGATGCTCGCGCTTCATGGCCTGGCGCGCCGCCTGTTCCACCGGGGTGTCCAGTTCCACGGTCAGTGGTGTCGCGTCCATGACCGCCTCGATGGGGCGGCGGTAGTACAGGGCGATGCCGTACTGCGACGAGAGCTGGCGGTTGAGGTGGTACTCCATGACCAGCCCGCGTGGGATATCGTCGTCGGTCACGATGATGCTTGAGAAACGGCTGTTGTTCTTGAAGAATTCTTGCGCATCGGCAACGAGATAGTCGGCAGGCACCGAGTGGGGCGGGTGCGCCAGGTCGCCGATGGGCAGGGAGCAGGTGATGTTCCGGGCGCTGATGTCGCTCACGGACTGGATGTCCAGGCATTCCTTGGTCAATTCCGGCTTGGGAAAGGCGGGCCGGGCCAGAAAATACCCCTGGCCGCAGTGGACGCCGATGTCCTTGAGGCAGAGGGTCTGCGCCTTGGTCTCTATGCCCTCGGCAATGATGCGCGAGCCGATCTTGTCGGCAAAGGTCACGGTGGTCTCCACCAGGGCGCGCTTGACCGGGTCCTTGTGGATTTTGTCGATGAGCAACTTGTCGAGTTTGATGTATTCGGGCTGGAGTTGGGCGATGAGGGTCAGGCCGGCGTATCCGGCCCCGGCATCGTCCACGGCCACACAGAATCCCTGGCTGCGATAGTGATCCAGCGTCCGGTAAAAGAGGTCGAAATCCTGGACGCTGTGCCGTTCGGTGATCTCGAAGACGATGTCGTCCGGCACCAGCCCGGCCTGTTCCATCAGCTCCAGGGTCTTGCCCGGCGTGAACTCCGGATCAGCCATGGTCTTGGGGTGGATGTTCAGGAAGAGCTTCTGCCCTTTTCGCAGGGGCCCGGCGTTCCTGATGGCCGACTCGCGACACAGCCGCTCCAAGGCGAACAGCCGCCCGAACTGCTCGGCGGTCTCGAAAAGGATGACCGGGGAGCGGAAGGACGACCCTTCGGGCCCGCGCGACAGGGCCTCCCAGCCGAGAATTGAGCCGGACTTGAAGTCCAGGATGGGCTGGTAATGGGTGGAGATCAGGCTTTTGGCCAGGATGTCGTTGTAGGTGTTGGCGATGGAGAGTCCCTGCATGTCCAGCGGAGTGCGCAGGATGCGCCGCGCCTCGTCCAGGGCCGACTCGAAGCGTATGGGATCATCTCCGTCGCCGAGGCTCCCGGTGGCGTCTGGCATGGATGATCCAACCTCCAGGGTGGCGAAGCCCATGCCCAGGTCAATGCCGATGCCGGTGTGGTTGAACATGGTCCGCTTCAGTCCGTTCTGGGCCTTGAGCTTGTATTCATAGGCAATGTCCGCAGGGGCGTTGGTTCTCGGGACAATGAACGAGACCTGGCCCGGCCCGACGCTGATGGCTTCCATGTGGCGGCAGTCGTTGTTTTCGTGGGCCGTGGATGCAATGGCCTCCTTGAGTTCGTGTTCCAGTTGCTGGATGAACCCCTGACCGTACATCTCGTTGAGGATGAAGTAATCCTTGATGGCGATCAGGACCAGCGTGAACCCGCACTGGGCGGGGTGGTGGTTTCCTGTTTTGGAGAAACCCGATAGATCATAATTCATTTCAGCCTCTTGGGCGTTGTAGTTCTTGTTGAACATGAATCGCGAGAGCAAGGAGTAGGGCATGGTGTTTCCCCGGTGTCCACGAGCGGGAGCGGCTGTTGTGCCGAGGGGCATCCTGTCGGCAACAGCAATTTTCTACCTCTCGCGTGACATGAGTTGTTACTTCGGTGTGACAATTTTGCGGAGATTGCGGGCGCGAAAAAAAGGGTGGCCGCGTGATGCGGCCACCCTGACGATGCGAGGCTTGGAACAGTGGGGAATCAGCGGTAGTAGAGGTTTCGTCCGCCGATGGTCAGGAGCGCCTGCCGAAGGTTGTTGCGGATGTCCTTGCGGCTCCACACGCCCTGGATGTGGCCCCTGGACAGGGCCTTGAAGCAGTTGTGGTAGTCGGGCGGAATCTCCACCCCGGTGGTCTCCTTGATCACGCCTGGACCGGCAAAGCCGAGCCGCGAGGAGCGCACGGCATACTGGTAGGGCGAGCAGCCGAGGAACGAGGCCACTGGTCCGGCATAGGAGTTGGTGTCGTAGAGGACGATGTAGAGGCCGCCCTCCTCGATGTATTTGCGCACGGCCATGGTGCAGCGGGGCATCTGGATGAGGCCGTTGACGCCCTCCTGGATGCGGATGCCCGCCGTGCCGTGGACATAGGCCAGGAAGGGCTGGTGTTTGGACTGGGCCAGCTCCAGGGCGCGGATGAACTTCTCGCCCTCTGCCGCGCCCACCGAGCCGCCCCGGAAGTTGGCGATCAGCGTGGCGCACGTCAGGCGGATGCCTTCCAGGCTGGCGTTGAAGGTCATGCAACTGCTGTGCAGCCCGGTCTTGGCCCTGGCCGCCTCGATGCGCTTCTCAAAGCCGGGGAAGCCGGTGGGGTTGCCCGAGGCGATATCCCTGTTGAATTCGCGGACTGACCCCTTGTCGAAGACGTTGTGGAGATACCACTGGTATTCCATGGGGAAGTTGTAGCCGCAGTGGGGGCAGACACCAGAGAAGTCGGTGAACAGATCGCGCGCCCAGATGTCAAGGCAGCCGCGCTTGTCGGCGTGGGGGCAGGTGATCTCGCGGTCCACGCGCGCCTGGGGGCTGACATAGTCGCAGCTGTTGTCGATGCACAGATCCTGTGGATCGGTCTGCGACAGGCCGGTCAGCCGCATTTCCTTCTGCCTGTCGCCGATGGATCTGACCCCAAGTTTCTTGAGTGTGGACCGGTACATGGAGTCGATCTTGCCAGTGACCACATGGATTTCGTCCGTGGCCTCCTCGACGATGCGGGCGATCTTGTGCTGGAACGGCTTGATCAGCCCGTAGTGGACCGCCGAGGTGGTGGTGGAGACGATGACGCTCCGGGTGGCGTTGAGTTTTTCCAGCAGGGAGCGGTTGTCGTGGAAGGCGTGCCGGGCCAGCTTGCGGTATTTCTTGAAGCGGCGCTGGATGAGGCGCTCGCGCGCGTTCTCGGTCAGGGTCCAGCGCACGATGATGTCCGCGTGCTTGTGAAAGTGGCGCATGGCGAATGCCCGGAACAGGCGCATGCCGCGCACGGACAGGGTGACTTCATCCGTGGCCCGGACCACCTGATCGCGCAGTCGCTTGTAGAAGTCGAAATGGTCCGCCCGCACGCCCAGCGCCGGTTCCTGGATGATCTCGTCGATGTAGCCGTTTCTCAAGTTGTCCTGGGCCGTGATCTGCTGGGCAATGGCGCAGGACTCTATGAGTTCCGCCGGGGCGCGTTCCGAGCCCCGGATGCGGCCCTCAATGGCTGCCGCACCTTCGGGTGAGATGACCGAGTAGTAGCCGTGGGAGAGCATGAGCCGCTTGTCGGCCATGCCGATGGCCTCGGCTCCGCCCGAGCCGCCCTCGGAAAAGATGGCGATGATGGGCACAGGCAGCCCGGCCATTTCATAGATGTTTTCCGCGATCTGCTGGGCCGCGCCTGGGAAGTCCTCGACAGGATAGGAGCCGGGCGTGTTGACATAGGCGTGGATGGGAATCTGTTCCCTGGCCGCGACCTTCATGTATTTCAATGCCTTGCTGTTTCCCCAGGGCTTGATGGAGCCGCCGTTGCGGAACTCCTGGCCGTGGCCTTTTTCCTGGCCCACCACCATGACCGGCTGGTTGATGAGTTTCCTGCCCTTGCGGCGGGTGATGTAGGCGCGGGCGATGAGCATGCCCGGATCGATGGAGTGTTCGTCCTTGCCGCCGATCTCGGTGTAGTTGTCGTAGACGTTTTCAAGGATGTCCTTGAGGCAGGCGCGCTGGGGGTGGCGCACGATGCGCACCTTGTCCATGGCGGTCAGTTGCGCGTCTATGGCCGTCTCCATGGTCGAGAGGCGGACTTCGAGGGACTCCAGGGCACGCACGGCCCTGTCGTCGGCCACGACGTTGTTCTTGTCGGGAAATTCGCTGATTTCCCTGGCAAAGGCGTCCAGCTCAGGGCGGTCCTTGTTGCCGAGTATTTCACGGGCGTAGTTGACCCGTTCCATGAGTTCCGTGAGTTTTTTTTCTATAGTCATGGTGTGCTTATCTAGAATTCTAGCAGGTTTTCCGTGCGATCCAGAAGAAAGGGGATGTTCGATTTCATGACGCCGCCGCCAGAGTCCACGCCGCCGAGCTTCAGGTCCGCGAGGAACTCGAGACCGCGCCGTTTTGCTTCGTCAAGATCCTTGCCCCAGATGATGGCCAGGGCCAGGTTGGGGTCGTATTCCGTGGGGATCTGGTAGGGCCGGTCCAGCGGGATGTGGGTGTGAAGCGAGAGCCAGTCCCGCGGTGTCCACCGCAGTTCGTCGATTCTGCCCACCCATGGGGCGAAGCCGTTCTCGGTGTCTTCGGCGATGATCCGGTACTCGATGCTCACGCCGTCAAAGGAGATGTCTTTCTGGCTGTAGCCCTGACTCTCGCCAAGGCCGAGCCGGATCTGCTCGCGCACGAGGTTGACGTTGCTGTCGCCCCTGATGGAGGAGATGTCTGCCGAGACGCCGTTTTCCACCTGGATGCGGGTGTTCACTTCCATGAGAAAAGGCTTGCCGTCCGGAGTGACGATCCACTCCCAGGTGCCCACGTTGTCGTATTTGATCTCCCTGGCGATGGACAGGGAGTAGCCGGTGATGTCGTCGATCACCTTGGCCGCGTCGAACTCGTAGCGCAGGTTTTCGGGCCGGAATCCGGGGGCGATCTCAATGCGTTTTTGCAGGCCGGGGCTTTGCACCGAGCAGTTGCGGGTGCCGAAATGGACCGGGTTCTTGCCGCTGCGGTCCGACACGATCTGCACCTCAAGGTGGTTGAAGTTGAACACCCGCTGTTCGATGAGCACGCCCTCGTCGCTGAAGGTGCGCAGCGAGTAGTTGCGGATGCGGCGGTAGGTCTGCCGGAAGCGGGCCATGTCCTCCACCACGTCGATGCCCATGCCGCCGCCGCCCGCGGATGCCTTGACCAGGACCACGGGCCGCTTGATGCCCATGTTGGCCTGGAACTCGAAGAGGCTCTCGGCAATGGCCTCGGCCTCCATCTCGTCATATATGGCGCGATCAGAGCCGGGTACGGTGGGTACGCCGAGGCTTCTGGCCAGTCGCTTGGTGTTGATCTTGTCGCCCAGATCGCGGATGACGCGCCAGGAGGGGCCGATGAAGGCCATGGGCCTGTCGCGCTCGCTGACGCGCCGGGCGAAGCGGTAGTTTTCAGAAAAGAATCCATATCCCGGATGAATGGCCGTGGCCTTGGCCTGGTCAGCCACCGACAGGATGTCGCCCGCGTCGAGATAGTTCTGGATTCTGAAAAGCGATCCCTGGCCGCCGAGCTTGCGGGCCATGTCCACATGGCCGGAGTGCTCGTCCTCCCTGGTGTACAGGGCAACGAAGTCGAGCCCGAGCTCGGCGCACGCCTGCATGATCCTCACGGCGATCTCGCCCCTGTTGGCTATCAGTACCTTATTCCCTTGTATGCTCACTGTGACTCTTCGTCTCCTCAATTTGCGTTTTGAAGCTGCTCTAAATAGCCCTTCTCGGATGATCTTGCAAATTCTTTGCTTGTCACATAATTGCTTGGATTTCAGGTTTTTGTGGAGAAACGGGCGTTTGAATTTATTGTTATGGATTTTTTTGGGAATACTGGGTAAAGAGACTGTCCGCTTGCATTTTGCCGCCTTTTTGAACAGAATTGGGAATGGATACCGAATCGAACACAGGGAGAGTTTTCATGGATTACGTTATTGTCGGAAACGGCGTTTCGGCCATAGGAGCGATAGAGGGAATTCGACTGAAAGACACTTCCGGGAAGATTCTCGTCATCAGCGACGAAGAGGTGCCCACCTACGGAAGGCCGCTCATTTCCTACTATCTGTCCGACAAGATCAAATTCGAGACGCTCCCCTACAGGCCGGAAGCATTCTATCAAAAGAACAATATCGAGATGAAGCTCGGCTCGCGGGTGCTCTCCGTGGACACCGAGGCCAGGGAACTGCTGCTCGACAGCGGCGAAAAGGTGACCTACGGCAAGCTGCTGCTGGCTACCGGCGGCGCGCCGGTCAAGCCCGCCCTGCCGGGCATCGACGGCCCTGGCGTCTACAACTTCACCACCGTGGCCCATGCCGAGGCCCTGCGCGAGCTGGTGGACAAGGTCAAGAAGGTCGTGGTCATAGGCGCGGGCCTCATTGCCCTCAAGGCTGCCGAGGGGTTTGCCGAGAAGGGCGTGGATGTGACCATCGTCGTGCGCTCCCGGATCATGCGCACCTATTTTGACGAGACTGCCAGCGAGCTCATCGTGGCGCACCTGGAGAAGAACGGCATCCGCTTCATGCAGGGGACCGGCACAAAGGAGATCGTCCGCTACTCCGACGGCACCATCAAGGGCGTGGAGACCGACCAGGGCTTTGTGGGCGCGGATGTGGTCATAGTGGCTGCGGGCGTGCGGCCCAACATGGGGCTGGCCGTGCAGGCGGGCATCAGTACGGTCAAGGGCATCCGGGTCAACGACTTCATGGCCACCAGCAATCCCGAGGTGTTTGCGGCGGGCGATGTGGCCGAGGCCAGGGACATGCTCACCGGCGAATTCACAGTGCGCCCCATCTGGCCCAACGCCTATTCACAGGGCCGCTACGCCGGGCTGAACATGGCCGGGGCGGGCAAGCCCTATACCGGCGGCATGTCCATGAACTCCATCACCTACTACGGCCTGGCCACCATCTCGGTGGGCGAGACCAACCCAGGCGAGGGGGAAGGCTACGAGACCGAGACCTTTCTCGACCGTGACAAGTCCGTTTACCGCAAGCTCGTCTTCAAGGGCGACAAGCTGGCCGGCTGCATCCTCATCGGTGACATTGACGGTGCCGGTTTCTACACCAGTTTCATCAAAAACGGCTTCACCCTCGACGCCGACGCCCGCAAGCGGCTCATGGAGGGCGACCCCTCGCCCGCCCTGTGGCCCGACGAGTTCATCGAGGCCATGCACAATAATCCTTAAACTACAGAATAATTCATGAAAAAGGGCCGCGCATTTTGATGCGCGGCCCTTTTCCTATTTGGTCTTGTGGGTGAACACGCCGTCCCAGGTTTCTCCGGGCGGTTCCTCGGCCAGATGCTGGCACCGTTCGATATACATGTCGCAGAGCACAGGCTCGTTGCCCAGCGCCCGGAGCTCCTCGAACAAGGCGCGTGCCTCGTCGAAGCGCTGGGCCAGGTACAGTTCGTGGGCCTGCTCGTAGGTGGCCAGCTCGGCCTCCCGGATCTGCGCTTCCGCATGGGTGTAGGCTGTATAAATGGTCACCGGCTTCTCCTTGCCCTTGACCCGCACGCTGTCCAGGATGCGGAAACGGTAAGTGTCGCCGCAGGCGTCCACGATGGTCTGGCTGACCACGAGTTTCTGCCCGTAGTATTTGGTCAATCCCTCCAGGCGCGAGGCGAGGTTCACGTTGTCGCCGATCAGGGTGTAGTCGAAGAGGTCGGCGGACCCCATGTTGCCCACCCGGACGCGGCCACAGTGCACGCCGATGCCCACGGCGATGGTGAAACCGTATTTCTCGATGAACAGCGTGTTCAGGTCGTCGAGCCGGTCGAGTTGCTCCATAGCGGCGTGCAGCGCCTTGAGCTGATGGTTCTCGACATCAAGCGGCGCGTTCCAGAAGGCCATGACTGCGTCGCCGATGAACTTGTCCAGCGTGCCCTGGTTCTCGGTGATGATCCGGGTCATGGGCGTCAGGTAGTCGTGCAGCAGATTGGTCACCTGGGTGGGGGTGAGCTTTTCCGAGAGGGTGGTGAAGCTGCGCACGTCCGAGAACTGGATGGTGATTTCCTTTTCCTGGCCGTCCAGGGACAGGGACTCCGGGTCGTCCATGATCTGCGAGATGACCGAGGGCGCGAGGTAGTGGGCGAACGCGCCGTGGATGAACTTCTTGGCACTCTCCTCGCGCCAGAACTTGATGGCCGTCAGCAGGAGGAAAGTCAGCCCCAGGTTGATGAAGGGGTAGAGGGGCGAGATGAAAAGGGACTGCCGGGCGTAGAGTTGCACCGTGGCGTACCACATGGCCCAGCCCAGGGCTACCAGGGGCAGCGCCAGCCACGCGGCCCTGGCCCACATCAAAAGCAGGGTGGTCAGCAATCCCATGGTCAGCATCATGGCCAGCTCGACCCCCTTGGCCCAGTCCGGGACCATGAGGAACTGCTTGGAGAGGATGTTGTCGACGATGGTGGCGTGCGCTTCCACGCCCGGATAGCCGGGGTCGAGCGGGGTGGCCCGGATGTCCTTGAGTCCGGCGGCCGAGGTGCCGATGAAGGCGATCTTGCCGCTGAGCGCACCAGGGGCGAGGCGTTT from Pseudodesulfovibrio aespoeensis Aspo-2 includes the following:
- a CDS encoding CHASE2 domain-containing protein, giving the protein MLAMLKKAFGKDQLILLGTGLGASLLMTALFIIQPTFLRFLDYKVYDQYLRSYHDSNATNVPVIIDIDEKSLSEMGQFPWPRYRMAMLLKYLQSYGAAAVGIDIIFAEPDRTSPRVLISQLKKEMKINIVIQGLPPALEDNDELLARNIATGPFVLGFDFLTQAVKREDGAASGTDCAIAPAKVAVIAPPGAPSPHDMLFRAVEAICPLPVLAGAAPRTGFITIAPDEDSVYRRVPLLFSWNGQFYPSLALSTLMEATGAESTVLKMSSNGVESVRLGQTVIPTDERGRMLINYRGRMKTFEYISASDILHKRLAPGALSGKIAFIGTSAAGLKDIRATPLDPGYPGVEAHATIVDNILSKQFLMVPDWAKGVELAMMLTMGLLTTLLLMWARAAWLALPLVALGWAMWYATVQLYARQSLFISPLYPFINLGLTFLLLTAIKFWREESAKKFIHGAFAHYLAPSVISQIMDDPESLSLDGQEKEITIQFSDVRSFTTLSEKLTPTQVTNLLHDYLTPMTRIITENQGTLDKFIGDAVMAFWNAPLDVENHQLKALHAAMEQLDRLDDLNTLFIEKYGFTIAVGIGVHCGRVRVGNMGSADLFDYTLIGDNVNLASRLEGLTKYYGQKLVVSQTIVDACGDTYRFRILDSVRVKGKEKPVTIYTAYTHAEAQIREAELATYEQAHELYLAQRFDEARALFEELRALGNEPVLCDMYIERCQHLAEEPPGETWDGVFTHKTK
- a CDS encoding NAD(P)/FAD-dependent oxidoreductase, giving the protein MDYVIVGNGVSAIGAIEGIRLKDTSGKILVISDEEVPTYGRPLISYYLSDKIKFETLPYRPEAFYQKNNIEMKLGSRVLSVDTEARELLLDSGEKVTYGKLLLATGGAPVKPALPGIDGPGVYNFTTVAHAEALRELVDKVKKVVVIGAGLIALKAAEGFAEKGVDVTIVVRSRIMRTYFDETASELIVAHLEKNGIRFMQGTGTKEIVRYSDGTIKGVETDQGFVGADVVIVAAGVRPNMGLAVQAGISTVKGIRVNDFMATSNPEVFAAGDVAEARDMLTGEFTVRPIWPNAYSQGRYAGLNMAGAGKPYTGGMSMNSITYYGLATISVGETNPGEGEGYETETFLDRDKSVYRKLVFKGDKLAGCILIGDIDGAGFYTSFIKNGFTLDADARKRLMEGDPSPALWPDEFIEAMHNNP